From Barrientosiimonas humi, a single genomic window includes:
- a CDS encoding ribokinase, producing the protein MGRVVVLGSLNVDLVAPVRRHPSPGETVLADGMDRYAGGKGGNQAVAAAAAGAGVAMVGCVGSDEAGRAYVGRLGERGVDTSAVVTVEGPSGHALITVDDAGENAIVVVPGANGEVTWERVGAALGDLAADDVLLVQLEIPFGTVGRAARLAAERGARVVLNTAPYADLPPEVLDLADPVVANEHEAQLLAAAGAAPGSLLVTRGADGAEWGDVNLPAVVVDPAEVVDTTGAGDAFCGALAAALADGADREQALRAGLRAGAAAVRHRGAQSRPDL; encoded by the coding sequence GTGGGCCGCGTCGTGGTGCTGGGCTCGCTCAACGTCGACCTGGTCGCGCCCGTGCGCCGGCACCCCAGCCCCGGCGAGACGGTGCTGGCCGACGGCATGGACCGCTACGCCGGCGGCAAGGGCGGCAACCAGGCCGTCGCCGCCGCGGCGGCGGGCGCCGGGGTCGCGATGGTCGGGTGCGTGGGCTCCGACGAGGCGGGGAGGGCGTACGTCGGGCGGCTGGGTGAGCGTGGCGTCGACACCTCCGCGGTCGTGACCGTCGAGGGCCCGAGCGGTCACGCGCTGATCACCGTCGACGACGCGGGGGAGAACGCCATCGTCGTCGTCCCCGGCGCCAACGGCGAGGTCACCTGGGAGCGGGTCGGCGCCGCGCTCGGCGACCTCGCGGCCGACGACGTGCTGCTCGTGCAGCTGGAGATCCCGTTCGGCACGGTCGGGCGGGCGGCCCGTCTCGCCGCCGAGCGCGGGGCCCGCGTGGTGCTCAACACCGCGCCGTACGCCGACCTGCCGCCCGAGGTGCTCGACCTCGCCGACCCGGTGGTCGCCAACGAGCACGAGGCGCAGCTGCTGGCCGCTGCCGGGGCGGCGCCCGGGTCGCTGCTGGTGACCAGGGGAGCCGACGGTGCGGAGTGGGGAGACGTGAATCTGCCTGCGGTCGTTGTGGATCCGGCCGAGGTGGTCGACACGACCGGCGCCGGTGACGCCTTCTGCGGAGCGCTGGCTGCGGCCCTGGCGGACGGTGCCGACCGCGAGCAGGCGCTGCGGGCGGGGCTGCGCGCCGGCGCGGCGGCTGTGCGTCACCGCGGGGCCCAGTCCCGCCCGGACCTCTGA
- a CDS encoding NUDIX hydrolase, whose product MTSEPVPPQPTLVDGAVTLRPWRADDAEAARLQHDEEIARWFRFPGVTPSAEQQGAAIERWQRDYADGRRVVSFVVEVDGRVAGSVEVRRTVGRDATGHLSWALFPDFRGRGHAVTAVRLLVDYAFGDLGLARVEAYVDPDNRRSVRLATRAGLRREGELRGYESDREGVRRDAVLLARLADDPEVGTGEMFRAALNAGLPRKRTISQGLVRNQRGEVLLCELTYKRYWDLPGGVVDPDESPAHAVLREVGEELQVPARLRRLVVVSWLPPWQGWDDAMLYLFELSVAEDEVARATLEPREIRAIHWADAETVRARCAPYTARLIEHATQLLDAGAPTAYLEDGEPPTW is encoded by the coding sequence GTGACCTCCGAGCCCGTCCCGCCGCAGCCGACCCTCGTCGACGGCGCGGTGACGCTGCGCCCGTGGCGCGCCGACGACGCCGAGGCGGCGCGGCTGCAGCACGACGAGGAGATCGCCCGCTGGTTCCGCTTCCCCGGGGTGACCCCGAGCGCCGAGCAGCAGGGCGCCGCGATCGAGCGGTGGCAGCGCGACTACGCCGACGGGCGCCGGGTCGTCTCGTTCGTCGTCGAGGTCGACGGCCGCGTCGCCGGCAGCGTCGAGGTGCGCCGCACTGTCGGCCGCGACGCCACCGGTCACCTGTCGTGGGCGCTGTTCCCCGACTTCCGCGGCCGCGGCCACGCCGTGACCGCCGTGCGGCTGCTCGTGGACTACGCCTTCGGCGACCTCGGGCTCGCCCGCGTCGAGGCGTACGTCGACCCGGACAACCGCAGGTCGGTCCGGCTGGCCACGCGGGCCGGGCTGCGGCGCGAGGGAGAGCTGCGGGGGTATGAGTCGGACCGCGAGGGCGTACGGCGGGATGCGGTGCTGCTGGCCCGGCTCGCCGACGACCCCGAGGTCGGCACCGGCGAGATGTTCCGGGCCGCGCTCAACGCGGGCCTGCCGCGCAAGCGCACGATCAGCCAGGGGCTGGTCCGCAACCAGCGTGGCGAGGTGCTGCTGTGCGAGCTGACCTACAAGCGCTACTGGGACCTGCCCGGCGGCGTGGTCGACCCCGACGAGTCACCGGCGCACGCGGTGCTGCGCGAGGTCGGTGAGGAGCTGCAGGTGCCCGCGCGGCTGCGGCGCCTCGTGGTGGTCAGCTGGCTGCCGCCGTGGCAGGGCTGGGACGACGCCATGCTCTACCTGTTCGAGCTGTCCGTCGCCGAGGACGAGGTGGCGCGAGCGACGTTGGAGCCCAGGGAGATTCGCGCGATCCACTGGGCCGACGCCGAGACCGTGCGCGCTCGCTGCGCGCCGTACACCGCCCGCCTGATCGAGCACGCGACCCAGCTGCTCGACGCCGGGGCGCCGACGGCATACCTGGAGGACGGCGAGCCGCCGACCTGGTGA
- a CDS encoding alpha-ketoacid dehydrogenase subunit beta translates to MAQTQKLTLAKGLNAGLRAAMERDPKVVLLGEDIGKLGGVFRITEGLQKDFGEDRVIDTPLAESGILGTAVGLALRGYRPVVEIQFDGFVYPAFDQIVSQVAKMHARSLGYLKLPMVIRIPCGGGIGAVEHHSESNEAYFAHTAGLRVVSCANPADAYWMIQQSIESDDPVVFFEPKRRYHERGEVDIDEAAGAPLELGQAAVVREGTDATLLCYGPMVKTCLQAAAAAEQEGRSLEVVDLRSLSPLDVDTIVGSAKKTGRVVVVHEASTFVGLGAELAAEIQQECFYHLEAPVLRVGGYNIPYPPSRFEEEFLPNLDRVLDAVDRSLAY, encoded by the coding sequence ATGGCACAGACGCAGAAGCTCACCCTGGCCAAGGGCCTCAACGCGGGGCTGCGGGCCGCGATGGAGCGCGACCCCAAGGTCGTGCTGCTGGGCGAGGACATCGGCAAGCTCGGCGGCGTCTTCCGCATCACCGAGGGTCTGCAGAAGGACTTCGGCGAGGACCGCGTCATCGACACCCCGCTGGCCGAGTCGGGCATCCTCGGCACCGCGGTCGGCCTGGCGCTGCGCGGATATCGCCCCGTGGTCGAGATCCAGTTCGACGGGTTCGTCTACCCCGCGTTCGACCAGATCGTCAGCCAGGTCGCCAAGATGCACGCGCGCTCGCTCGGCTACCTCAAGCTGCCGATGGTGATCCGCATCCCGTGCGGCGGCGGCATCGGTGCGGTCGAGCACCACAGCGAGTCCAACGAGGCCTACTTCGCCCACACCGCCGGTCTGCGGGTGGTGTCCTGCGCCAACCCGGCCGACGCGTACTGGATGATCCAGCAGTCGATCGAGTCGGACGACCCGGTGGTGTTCTTCGAGCCGAAGCGCCGATACCACGAGCGCGGCGAGGTCGACATCGACGAGGCAGCGGGTGCGCCGCTGGAGCTGGGGCAGGCCGCGGTCGTGCGCGAGGGCACCGACGCGACGCTGCTGTGCTACGGCCCGATGGTCAAGACCTGCCTGCAGGCGGCGGCCGCCGCCGAGCAGGAGGGACGCTCGCTGGAGGTCGTCGACCTGCGCTCGCTGTCGCCGCTCGACGTCGACACCATCGTCGGCTCGGCCAAGAAGACCGGCCGGGTCGTGGTGGTGCACGAGGCGAGCACGTTCGTCGGGCTCGGCGCCGAGCTCGCCGCCGAGATCCAGCAGGAGTGCTTCTACCACCTGGAGGCGCCGGTGCTGCGCGTCGGCGGCTACAACATCCCCTACCCGCCCAGCCGGTTCGAGGAGGAGTTCCTGCCCAACCTGGACCGGGTGCTCGACGCCGTCGACCGCTCCCTCGCCTACTGA
- the hisC gene encoding histidinol-phosphate transaminase, with protein sequence MTEDPKPANAVRLRATLDSVPGYKPGKPAAPRTDVTTYKISSNENPYPPLPSVLEVVRESAGSMNRYPDMGVSGLSARIADELKVEPDEIATGTGSVGVLGQLVAITCDPGDEVVYAWRSFEAYPIVVALAGAASVQVPLTSDARHDLDAMAAAVTDRTRLILVCTPNNPTGPVVHADELERFLAAVPSDVVVVIDEAYLEFVTDPEAPQAIDVWRRHPNVALLRTFSKAYGLAGLRVGYAVAHEPVATALRKAAVPFGVSQLAQDAAIASLDAFGELQQRVDALVGERTRVFDALRAQGWDVPETHANFVWMPLGPDTMAFARACDEAGLVVRPFDGEGARCSIGETEANDRLIEVAGAFRGSRGADAGA encoded by the coding sequence ATGACCGAAGACCCCAAGCCGGCCAACGCTGTCCGGCTGCGCGCCACGCTCGACTCCGTCCCCGGGTACAAGCCCGGCAAGCCCGCGGCGCCGCGCACGGACGTGACGACCTACAAGATCAGCAGCAACGAGAACCCCTACCCGCCGCTGCCGTCGGTGCTGGAGGTCGTGCGCGAGTCGGCCGGGTCGATGAACCGCTATCCCGACATGGGGGTGTCCGGGCTGAGCGCGCGGATCGCGGACGAGCTCAAGGTCGAGCCCGACGAGATCGCGACCGGCACGGGCAGCGTGGGCGTGCTCGGTCAGCTCGTCGCGATCACCTGCGACCCCGGTGACGAGGTCGTCTACGCGTGGCGCTCGTTCGAGGCCTACCCCATCGTCGTCGCGCTCGCCGGCGCGGCGTCGGTGCAGGTGCCGCTGACCTCCGACGCGCGGCACGACCTCGACGCCATGGCGGCGGCCGTCACCGACCGCACCCGCCTGATCCTCGTGTGCACGCCCAACAACCCCACCGGCCCGGTCGTGCACGCCGACGAGCTCGAGCGGTTCCTCGCCGCCGTGCCTTCCGACGTGGTCGTCGTGATCGACGAGGCCTACCTCGAGTTCGTCACGGACCCCGAGGCCCCGCAGGCGATCGACGTGTGGCGGCGTCACCCGAACGTCGCTCTGCTGCGGACGTTCTCGAAGGCGTACGGCCTCGCCGGGCTCCGCGTCGGCTACGCCGTCGCGCACGAGCCGGTCGCCACCGCCCTGCGCAAGGCGGCGGTGCCGTTCGGCGTGAGCCAGCTCGCCCAGGACGCCGCGATCGCCAGCCTCGACGCGTTCGGCGAGCTGCAGCAGCGGGTCGACGCGCTGGTCGGCGAGCGCACCCGCGTCTTCGACGCGCTGCGGGCGCAGGGCTGGGACGTGCCCGAGACGCACGCCAACTTCGTCTGGATGCCGCTCGGCCCCGACACGATGGCGTTCGCGCGGGCCTGCGACGAGGCCGGCCTGGTGGTGCGCCCGTTCGACGGGGAGGGCGCCCGCTGCTCCATCGGCGAGACCGAGGCGAACGACCGGCTGATCGAGGTGGCCGGCGCGTTCCGCGGGTCCCGCGGCGCCGACGCCGGCGCGTGA
- a CDS encoding HAD family hydrolase, whose product MAESRWPAAVFDLDGTLVDTVPLIVASYQHAFRTHLGREEDEALIRSWIGQPLIRAFRSVDETKADALYDTYVGWNQDNTERLIRPFEGAAELLTALHDAGVTVAVATSKRRPQAQRALELTGLAGLVEPTVTLEDTDAHKPDPAPILLACERIGVAPERAVYVGDAAVDVRAGASAGLSTIAVTWGAGTGTDLAGAAPTGTAHSFAELQSLLLR is encoded by the coding sequence ATGGCCGAGTCGCGTTGGCCCGCAGCGGTTTTCGATCTCGACGGCACGCTCGTCGACACCGTCCCGCTCATCGTCGCGTCCTACCAGCACGCCTTCCGCACCCACCTCGGCCGCGAGGAGGACGAGGCGCTGATCCGCAGCTGGATCGGGCAGCCGCTCATCCGCGCCTTCCGGTCGGTCGACGAGACCAAGGCCGACGCGCTCTACGACACCTACGTCGGGTGGAACCAGGACAACACCGAGCGGCTCATCCGCCCGTTCGAGGGCGCCGCCGAGCTGCTGACGGCGCTGCACGACGCCGGCGTGACCGTGGCGGTCGCGACCTCCAAGCGGCGGCCGCAGGCGCAGCGGGCGCTGGAGCTGACCGGGCTGGCCGGGCTCGTCGAGCCGACCGTGACCCTCGAGGACACCGACGCCCACAAGCCCGACCCCGCCCCGATCCTGCTGGCCTGCGAGCGGATCGGCGTCGCTCCCGAGCGGGCGGTGTACGTCGGCGACGCCGCCGTCGACGTGCGCGCCGGGGCGTCGGCCGGGCTCTCGACCATCGCCGTCACGTGGGGCGCCGGCACCGGCACCGACCTCGCCGGCGCCGCACCCACCGGGACCGCGCACAGCTTCGCCGAGCTGCAGTCGCTGCTGCTGCGCTGA
- a CDS encoding alpha/beta fold hydrolase, translated as MPTSPGWLGRAIEDYRVLLLDQRGTGRSAPVGDLPGMSPEQQAEHLTHFRADSIVRDAELLRAHLGVERWSLLGQSFGGFCSLTYLSRHADSLREVIFTGGIPPVATPVDEVYAATYARTIELVERFYRTFPGDRDRMRALVERCAAGEVRLLSGREVSARRVRTLGAGLGMTGGAEELHFLLERDPASPMFRAELERHLPFSGSSPIYTVLHEACYADGGTTDWSCERVLPRAYGGDESLLTAEHVFPWMLEEVDGLAPLADAAQLLARHEWPRLYDEQALRSAEVPCVAAVYYDDPYVLREHSLETAGLLPDARPWITNEWLHNGLRTGDVLDRLIDLVRGRR; from the coding sequence GTGCCGACCTCGCCCGGCTGGCTCGGGCGGGCCATCGAGGACTACCGCGTGCTGCTGCTCGACCAGCGCGGCACCGGTCGCTCCGCACCCGTCGGCGACCTGCCCGGGATGAGCCCCGAGCAGCAGGCCGAGCACCTCACCCACTTCCGCGCCGACTCGATCGTGCGCGACGCCGAGCTGCTGCGCGCGCACCTCGGCGTCGAGCGGTGGAGCCTGCTCGGGCAGTCGTTCGGCGGCTTCTGCTCGCTGACCTATCTGTCGCGGCACGCCGACAGCCTGCGCGAGGTGATCTTCACCGGTGGCATCCCGCCGGTCGCCACCCCGGTCGACGAGGTCTATGCCGCGACCTACGCGCGCACGATCGAGCTGGTCGAGCGGTTCTACCGCACCTTCCCCGGCGACCGGGACCGCATGCGGGCGCTGGTCGAGCGGTGCGCCGCCGGCGAGGTCAGGCTGCTGTCCGGGCGCGAGGTCAGCGCCCGGCGGGTGCGCACGCTCGGGGCAGGTCTCGGGATGACCGGGGGCGCGGAGGAGCTGCACTTCCTGCTCGAGCGCGACCCGGCGTCGCCCATGTTCCGCGCCGAGCTGGAGCGGCACCTGCCGTTCTCCGGCAGCTCGCCGATCTACACCGTGCTGCACGAGGCCTGCTACGCCGACGGGGGCACGACCGACTGGTCGTGCGAGCGGGTGCTGCCGAGGGCGTACGGCGGGGACGAGAGTCTGCTGACCGCCGAGCACGTCTTCCCGTGGATGCTCGAGGAGGTCGACGGGCTCGCGCCGCTCGCCGACGCCGCGCAGCTGCTGGCCCGGCACGAGTGGCCGCGGCTCTACGACGAGCAGGCGCTGCGCTCCGCCGAGGTGCCCTGCGTGGCGGCGGTGTACTACGACGACCCGTACGTCCTGCGCGAGCACTCCCTCGAGACCGCCGGTCTGCTGCCCGACGCGAGGCCGTGGATCACCAACGAGTGGCTGCACAACGGGCTGCGCACCGGCGACGTGCTGGACCGCCTCATCGACCTGGTGCGCGGCCGCCGCTGA
- a CDS encoding nucleoside hydrolase, whose amino-acid sequence MPPQPSAPIPLVLDVDTGIDDAMAILLAALHPDLDLRAVTCAGGNAPLEDVVRNTLTVLEIAGRTDVPVGVGARRPLLEQPVDARHVHGSDGMGDLGLPAPRTEPDPRIAVELLRDEAERAYAQGRPLTLVPLAPMTNVALLARVHPDAFARLGRVVFMGGGADVSNATAAAEFNVFHDPEATALVLDACVEHDVPVTMYGLDVFYAPRVTREQSQALRDLGTPVATLAAGLTSFHQRVFQDGTMTVGDAGAVASLLVPQAVRTERRPVRVELAGTWTRGRTIVDRRDWTGDMEHDPHGPARAMVDVCLGVDGDALRDVWLATVRGEVG is encoded by the coding sequence GTGCCGCCCCAGCCCTCCGCGCCGATCCCGCTCGTCCTCGACGTCGACACCGGCATCGACGACGCCATGGCGATCCTGCTCGCCGCGCTGCACCCCGACCTCGACCTGCGCGCGGTGACCTGCGCCGGCGGCAACGCCCCGCTCGAGGACGTCGTGCGGAACACGTTGACCGTGCTGGAGATCGCCGGCCGCACCGACGTGCCGGTGGGGGTCGGCGCGCGGCGGCCGCTGCTGGAGCAGCCGGTCGACGCCCGCCACGTGCACGGCAGCGACGGCATGGGCGACCTCGGCCTCCCGGCGCCTCGGACGGAGCCCGACCCGCGGATCGCGGTGGAGCTGCTGCGCGACGAGGCCGAGCGGGCGTACGCCCAGGGCCGGCCGCTCACGCTCGTCCCGTTGGCGCCGATGACCAACGTCGCGCTGCTGGCGCGGGTGCACCCCGACGCGTTCGCGCGGCTGGGGCGCGTGGTGTTCATGGGTGGCGGGGCCGACGTGAGCAACGCGACGGCCGCCGCGGAGTTCAACGTCTTCCACGACCCGGAGGCCACCGCACTCGTGCTCGACGCGTGCGTGGAGCATGACGTGCCGGTGACGATGTACGGCCTCGACGTCTTCTACGCCCCGCGCGTCACGCGCGAGCAGTCGCAGGCGCTGCGCGACCTCGGCACCCCGGTCGCCACGCTCGCGGCCGGGCTCACGTCGTTCCACCAGCGGGTGTTCCAGGACGGCACGATGACCGTCGGCGACGCCGGTGCGGTCGCGAGTCTCCTTGTGCCGCAAGCGGTTCGGACCGAGCGGCGCCCCGTTCGGGTGGAGCTTGCCGGGACCTGGACCCGCGGCCGCACCATCGTCGACCGCCGCGACTGGACCGGCGACATGGAGCACGACCCGCACGGCCCGGCGCGCGCGATGGTCGACGTCTGCCTCGGGGTCGACGGCGACGCGCTGCGCGACGTGTGGCTCGCGACCGTGCGCGGGGAGGTGGGCTGA
- the pyrE gene encoding orotate phosphoribosyltransferase, with protein MSERAALARDVDAASRVSGEFTLRSGQVVSEYFDKYQFESDPALLRRVAEQLRPLVPEGTDLLGGLELGGIPIVTVLSSLTGLPAVFVRKEAKTYGTCRLAEGADVSGRRVTLVEDVITTGGAVRDAARELRARGATVEVVLCAIDRSPEPGQALRDVGLETRYVFARSDLDAARGVAG; from the coding sequence GTGAGTGAACGTGCAGCGCTGGCCCGCGACGTCGACGCCGCCAGCCGGGTGTCCGGGGAGTTCACGCTGCGGTCCGGCCAGGTCGTCAGCGAGTACTTCGACAAGTACCAGTTCGAGTCCGACCCGGCGCTGCTGCGGCGGGTGGCCGAGCAGCTGCGACCGCTGGTGCCCGAGGGCACCGACCTGCTCGGCGGGCTCGAGCTCGGCGGCATCCCGATCGTCACGGTGCTCAGCAGCCTCACCGGGCTGCCCGCGGTCTTCGTGCGCAAGGAGGCGAAGACGTACGGCACGTGCCGGCTCGCCGAGGGCGCCGACGTCAGCGGGCGGCGGGTGACCCTCGTCGAGGACGTCATCACCACCGGCGGCGCGGTGCGCGACGCGGCCCGCGAGCTCCGCGCCCGCGGCGCCACCGTCGAGGTCGTGCTGTGCGCGATCGACCGCAGCCCGGAGCCCGGGCAGGCGCTGCGCGACGTCGGCCTGGAGACGCGGTACGTCTTCGCCCGCTCCGACCTCGACGCGGCTCGGGGGGTGGCCGGCTGA
- the pdhA gene encoding pyruvate dehydrogenase (acetyl-transferring) E1 component subunit alpha, translated as MSDPNDVVRHHENTVLPVGEHDITDGGPDMVQFVDGDGNRLSTNAANEPYAGIVEAMTPDDARALYRDLALVRRIDAEGHALQRQGELGLWPSLLGQEAAQVGAGRAMRPQDYAFPGYREHGVAWCRDVPPENLLGMFRGVNNGGWDSGEHNFHLYTIVIGNQMLHATGYAMGLQRDGVVGTGDPDRDAAVMAFTGDGGTAQGDYNEALVFADVANAPVVFFVQNNQWAISEPNHKQFRIPPYQRARGFGFPGVRVDGNDVLAVYAVAKTALDAARAGQGPTLIEAFTYRMGAHTTSDDPTKYRIATEIDIWREKDPIKRMRGFMETKGYADPQFFEDIDAEADELAARIRKAAQEMPDPELPTMFDHIYADPHPLVERERADFVAYHESFEAEAN; from the coding sequence GTGAGTGACCCCAACGACGTGGTCAGGCACCACGAGAACACCGTCCTTCCGGTCGGTGAGCACGACATCACCGACGGCGGGCCCGACATGGTGCAGTTCGTCGACGGTGACGGCAACCGGCTGAGCACCAACGCCGCCAACGAGCCGTACGCCGGCATCGTCGAGGCGATGACCCCCGACGACGCCCGCGCGCTCTACCGCGACCTGGCGCTGGTGCGGCGCATCGACGCCGAGGGCCACGCGCTGCAGCGGCAGGGCGAGCTGGGTCTGTGGCCCTCGCTGCTCGGCCAGGAGGCCGCGCAGGTCGGTGCCGGTCGTGCGATGCGCCCGCAGGACTACGCCTTCCCCGGTTATCGCGAGCACGGCGTCGCCTGGTGCCGCGACGTCCCGCCGGAGAACCTGCTCGGCATGTTCCGCGGCGTCAACAACGGCGGCTGGGACTCGGGCGAGCACAACTTCCACCTCTACACGATCGTCATCGGCAACCAGATGCTGCACGCGACCGGTTACGCCATGGGTCTGCAGCGCGACGGCGTGGTCGGCACCGGCGACCCCGACCGCGACGCCGCGGTGATGGCCTTTACCGGCGACGGCGGCACCGCCCAGGGCGACTACAACGAGGCGCTCGTCTTCGCCGACGTCGCCAACGCGCCCGTCGTCTTCTTCGTGCAGAACAACCAGTGGGCCATCTCCGAGCCCAACCACAAGCAGTTCCGCATCCCGCCCTACCAGCGCGCCCGCGGCTTCGGCTTCCCCGGCGTGCGGGTCGACGGCAACGACGTGCTGGCGGTGTACGCCGTCGCCAAGACCGCGCTCGACGCGGCCCGCGCGGGGCAGGGGCCGACGCTGATCGAGGCGTTCACCTATCGGATGGGCGCGCACACCACGTCGGACGACCCGACGAAGTACCGCATCGCCACCGAGATCGACATCTGGCGCGAGAAGGACCCGATCAAGCGGATGCGCGGCTTCATGGAGACCAAGGGTTACGCCGACCCGCAGTTCTTCGAGGACATCGACGCCGAGGCCGACGAGCTCGCCGCGCGCATCCGCAAGGCCGCGCAGGAGATGCCCGACCCGGAGCTGCCGACGATGTTCGACCACATCTACGCCGACCCGCACCCGCTGGTCGAGCGCGAACGGGCCGACTTCGTCGCCTACCACGAGTCGTTCGAGGCGGAGGCGAACTGA
- a CDS encoding SDR family oxidoreductase, whose protein sequence is MSNVHITGAARGIGKAIATRLAEDGHDLVVSDLPSMAETLEQTRAELEGLGVRAVALTGDVSDAESVRGLVQGTAEALGSLDVMVANAGIAQTKALLDVSPREYDQVHAVNGRGVFLCYTEAARQMIEQGNGGKIIGAASIAAHKGFALLGVYCSTKFAVRGLTQAAAQEWAEHGITVNAYCPGIVDTTMWEEIDRDLGDINQVGKGESMAAMAELITLGRVSTGADVAGYVSFLAGPDSDYMTGQSVMIDGGILFS, encoded by the coding sequence ATGAGCAACGTCCACATCACCGGAGCGGCGCGCGGCATCGGCAAGGCGATCGCGACCCGGCTCGCCGAGGACGGCCACGACCTGGTCGTCAGCGACCTGCCGAGCATGGCCGAGACGCTGGAGCAGACCCGCGCCGAGCTCGAGGGACTGGGCGTGCGGGCGGTGGCGCTGACCGGTGACGTCAGCGACGCCGAGTCGGTGCGCGGGCTGGTGCAGGGCACGGCCGAGGCGCTCGGGTCGCTCGACGTGATGGTCGCCAACGCCGGCATCGCGCAGACCAAGGCGCTGCTCGACGTCTCGCCGCGGGAGTACGACCAGGTCCACGCCGTCAACGGGCGCGGCGTCTTCCTGTGCTACACCGAGGCCGCGCGGCAGATGATCGAGCAGGGCAACGGCGGCAAGATCATCGGCGCCGCCTCGATCGCCGCGCACAAGGGGTTCGCGCTGCTCGGGGTCTACTGCTCCACCAAGTTCGCGGTGCGCGGGCTCACCCAGGCCGCGGCGCAGGAGTGGGCCGAGCACGGCATCACGGTCAACGCCTACTGCCCCGGCATCGTCGACACCACCATGTGGGAGGAGATCGACCGCGACCTCGGCGACATCAACCAGGTCGGCAAGGGCGAGTCGATGGCCGCGATGGCCGAGCTCATCACGCTGGGCCGGGTCTCGACGGGCGCCGACGTCGCGGGCTACGTCTCCTTCCTCGCCGGGCCCGACTCGGACTACATGACCGGGCAGTCGGTGATGATCGACGGCGGCATCCTGTTCAGCTGA
- a CDS encoding phage holin family protein, which yields MDNFLVKVGINAVALWVAALAVPGITLVQDGTDTMAKVITVVVVAAIFGLINALVKPVAIVLALPALILTLGLFTLVINAAMLQLLSWISGGLNLSFHVDSFFWSAIIGGLIISLVSWALNVVMPERERDY from the coding sequence ATGGACAACTTCCTGGTCAAGGTCGGCATCAACGCCGTCGCGCTCTGGGTCGCCGCCCTCGCCGTACCGGGCATCACGCTCGTGCAGGACGGCACCGACACCATGGCCAAGGTCATCACGGTGGTCGTCGTCGCGGCGATCTTCGGGCTGATCAACGCGCTGGTGAAGCCGGTCGCCATCGTGCTGGCGCTGCCCGCGCTGATCCTCACGCTCGGGTTGTTCACGCTGGTCATCAACGCCGCGATGCTGCAGCTGCTGTCATGGATCTCCGGCGGGCTGAACCTGTCGTTCCACGTCGACAGCTTCTTCTGGAGCGCGATCATCGGCGGCCTGATCATCAGCCTGGTCAGCTGGGCGCTCAACGTCGTGATGCCCGAGCGCGAGCGCGACTACTGA